In Aegilops tauschii subsp. strangulata cultivar AL8/78 chromosome 3, Aet v6.0, whole genome shotgun sequence, one genomic interval encodes:
- the LOC109744384 gene encoding GDSL esterase/lipase At5g45910: MGVDFFSDPMLCHRASRAVEKSIIHLTKYSVPNPARFVFDPFGATSFHFSFSLSERERERNTIGSWLVGDGALSFSCWCGFKIRQPGKAPHEQPPPAGQATPAGSTASLLSSPTNSDDRASGSTHLPRLPSPASLPPLLSPAPRGTDRPTHTHARGAAGMGRREALAVLLAVVVLAAAAGEAGAAKGKAKGKYRALFNFGDSLADAGNLIANGVPDILATARLPYGQTYFGKPTGRCSDGRLVIDHLAQEFGLPLLPPSKANRSDLSHGANFAITGATALDTPYFEARGLGAVVWNSGALMTQIQWFRDLKPFFCNGTKEECKEFYANSLFVVGEFGGNDYNAPLFAGKGLTEAYKFMPDVIQGISDGVEELIAEGAVDLIVPGVMPTGCFPVYLNMLDMPAHEYGARSGCIRQYNTFSWVHNAHLKRALEKLRPKHPNVRIIYGDYYTPVVQFMLQPEKFGFYKQLPRACCGAPGSVAKAAYNFNVTAKCGEPGATACADPTTHWSWDGIHLTEAAYGHIARGWLYGPFADQPIVQSS, from the exons ATGGGGGTCGATTTCTTTTCCGATCCCATGTTATGTCACCGTGCATCGCGGGCGGTAGAGAAAAGTATTATCCACCTAACCAAATATTCCGTACCAAACCCAGCCCGATTTGTATTTGACCCATTTGGTGCCACCAGCTtccatttttctttctctctttcgGAACGGGAACGGGAACGGAACACGATTGGTTCGTGGTTGGTGGGTGATGGCGCACTGTCATTTTCCTGCTGGTGTGGTTTTAAAATTCGGCAACCGGGGAAAGCGCCACACGAGCAGCCGCCACCGGCCGGCCAGGCCACGCCAGCAGGCAGCACAGCgtccctcctctcctctcctacaAACAGCGACGACCGAGCGAGCGGTTCGACCCACCTGCCTCGTCTTCCGTCTCCCGCTTctcttcctcctctgctctctcccgCCCCGCGTGGAACCGACcgacccacacacacacacgcccGAGGAGCGGCCGGCATGGGGAGAAGGGAGGCGCTCGCGGTTCTCCTCGCGGTCGTCGtcctcgcggcggcggccggggaGGCGGGCGCGGCCAAGGGGAAGGCCAAGGGGAAGTACCGGGCGCTGTTCAACTTCGGGGACTCGCTGGCCGACGCCGGCAACCTCATCGCCAACGGCGTGCCGGACATCCTCGCCACCGCCAGGCTGCCCTACGGCCAGACCTACTTCGGCAAACCCACCGGCCGCTGCTCCGACGGCCGCCTCGTCATCGACCACCTGG CGCAGGAATTCGGGCTGCCCCTGCTGCCGCCGTCCAAGGCCAATCGCTCCGACTTGAGTCACGGTGCCAACTTCgccatcaccggcgccaccgcgCTCGACACGCCCTACTTCGAGGCCAGGGGCCTCGGCGCCGTCGTCTGGAACTCCGGCGCCCTCATGACCCAAATCCAGTGGTTCCGTGACCTCAAGCCTTTCTTCTGCAACGGCACCAAGG AAGAATGCAAGGAGTTCTATGCCAACTCGCTGTTCGTCGTCGGCGAGTTCGGTGGCAACGACTACAACGCGCCCCTGTTCGCCGGGAAGGGCCTCACAGAGGCGTACAAGTTCATGCCGGATGTCATCCAGGGCATCTCCGATGGCGTCGAG GAATTGATCGCCGAGGGGGCAGTGGATCTCATCGTGCCAGGGGTGATGCCAACTGGGTGCTTCCCCGTGTACCTGAACATGCTCGACATGCCAGCCCACGAGTATGGCGCCCGGAGCGGGTGCATCCGTCAGTACAACACCTTCTCATGGGTGCACAACGCACACCTCAAGAGAGCACTCGAGAAGCTCCGGCCCAAGCACCCCAATGTGCGGATCATATACGGCGACTACTACACGCCGGTTGTCCAGTTCATGCTCCAGCCTGAGAAGTTTG GATTCTACAAGCAGTTACCTAGGGCATGCTGTGGGGCTCCTGGGTCCGTTGCCAAAGCCGCTTACAACTTCAACGTGACAGCCAAATGCGGGGAGCCTGGTGCCACTGCCTGTGCTGACCCAACGACCCACTGGAGCTGGGACGGTATTCACTTGACGGAGGCTGCTTATGGTCATATCGCCAGGGGTTGGCTATATGGCCCTTTCGCAGACCAACCGATTGTTCAGTCCTCGTGA